In Amaranthus tricolor cultivar Red isolate AtriRed21 chromosome 5, ASM2621246v1, whole genome shotgun sequence, a genomic segment contains:
- the LOC130813532 gene encoding uncharacterized protein LOC130813532 — protein MRMGGVILKVRESLRVLMSDYVDNQFGDPIKIEEDKAKATSFLRHHLTDSLKHEYTNYEDPKLLWEELNERFSHNKSAFQKYHELLKTVLIAEQNNELLLKNHNRKPIRCMPFNDTNVIEKNVRYRGRRNYYIRGRGRGRYHEKSGTNTFEQGNFYGRSRGRGRGLGLGRGCVHIYERNLFAPRNDNFKQVQKHYSTCNRCGMTEHWRRTCRTANHLVDLSSFPKTKKKGRKQIL, from the exons ATGAGGATGGGGGGAGTGATTTTAAAAGTGAGGGAATCATTAAGGGTGTTAATGTCTGATTATGTAGATAATCAGTTTGG AGATCCCATAAAAATTGAGGAGGATAAGGCAAAGGCTACATCATTTTTGAGACACCATTTAACCGACAGTCTCAAACATGAGTACACCAATTATGAGGACCCAAAATTACTTTGGGAAGAGCTAAATGAAAGATTTAGCCATaataaaagt GCATTTCAAAAATATCATGAATTGTTGAAAACAGTTCTTATTGCGgaacaaaataatgaattattattgaaaaatcacaACAGGAAGCCTATAAGGTGTATGCCCTTTAATGACACAAATGTGATTGAGAAAAATGTGCGCTATCGAGGTCGTAGGAACTATTATATAAGAGGCAGAGGTCGTGGAAGATATCACGAAAAGAGCGGCACAAATACCTTTGAACAAGGAAATTTCTATGGTCGTAGTCGTGGTCGTGGTCGTGGACTTGGCCTTGGCCGCGGGTGTGTccacatttatgaaagaaatcTATTTGCCCCCCggaatgataattttaaacaagtccAGAAACACTACAGCACATGCAATAGATGTGGCATGACTGAACATTGGAGGCGAACTTGTCGTACCGCCAACCATTTAGTGGATTTATCAAGCTTcccaaaaacaaagaaaaagggACGAAAGCAAATTTTATAA
- the LOC130812544 gene encoding uncharacterized protein LOC130812544: MNNIHHSKYLQSIKTKDIVVDNMKQGRTRRLLYRDISNLSNNSMEGGGGGGGGDGSGGGGGYHAQSPASVPFIWELSPGTPKRHVSINNKVCNNIESHEPDQFLPPLTPPPSYQYNNSIRKRSPSITKKKKQNDANTKNSNLIQTVFPRLSLKRDHPPSLSSSPSTKSSSSSPPSSLERRRLSFDSRAEIEAEMFTYNGYKSYVVRSSPSRQGKRSEEEENDVVDGGDSPVSTLCFRRFTCCNVKLRGFYSTWF, encoded by the coding sequence atgaataatattCATCATTCCAAATATCTTCAATCCATCAAAACCAAAGATATTGTTGTTGATAATATGAAGCAAGGAAGAACACGAAGATTACTATATCGGGATATTTCTAATTTAAGCAACAATTCAATGGAAGGCGGCGGTGGTGGTGGTGGCGGCGATGGCAGTGGTGGAGGCGGTGGATACCACGCACAATCACCGGCTTCTGTGCCTTTTATTTGGGAATTAAGCCCCGGTACTCCCAAACGTCATGTTAGTATAAACAATaaggtttgtaataatattgaAAGTCATGAACCTGATCAATTTCTTCCTCCTCTTACACCTCCACCATCCTACCaatataataatagtattagaAAAAGATCACCATCTATTACtaagaaaaagaaacaaaatgatGCCAATACTAAAAATAGTAACCTTATACAAACCGTATTTCCTAGGTTATCTCTTAAAAGAGATCATCCTCCATCACTATCATCATCTCCGTCGACTAAATCCTCGTCGtcatcaccaccatcatcatTAGAAAGGCGCAGGTTATCGTTTGACTCGAGGGCGGAGATAGAAGCCGAAATGTTTACTTACAACGGCTATAAATCCTACGTGGTACGATCAAGTCCTTCTCGACAAGGTAAAAGATCGGAAGAGGAGGAGAACGATGTGGTAGACGGTGGTGATTCACCGGTTTCTACGTTGTGTTTCAGGCGATTTACTTGTTGTAATGTTAAGTTACGAGGTTTTTATTCGACATGGTTCTAA